A window of the Lactuca sativa cultivar Salinas chromosome 5, Lsat_Salinas_v11, whole genome shotgun sequence genome harbors these coding sequences:
- the LOC111893033 gene encoding adenylate isopentenyltransferase 3, chloroplastic: protein MMMMCKLQAHASLLQMPINLSLLRRRPQKEKVVVVMGATGTGKSRLAVDIATRYPAEIINSDKMQVYEGLDIVTNKITDEESDGVPHHLIGIVDSDADFTSSDFVSTSSVAMKSIVGRNNLPIIAGGSNSFIEALVDDRNHEFRSSYDVCFLWVDVAMPVLEQFVSARVNRMVAEGMVDEVRNLFNPNSDYSKGIRRAIGVPEFDSFFRSEYSSSTDEKVRSNLLESAINETKINTCKLACRQLRKIHRLKNIKGWKIHRLDATKAFQQNGKDADDAWAELVAVPGSAIVSQFIHDFDHSRIFTTAKSAGGGRVIREFERRTAVATDYSASLV, encoded by the coding sequence ATGATGATGATGTGCAAACTGCAAGCTCATGCATCCTTGTTACAAATGCCCATCAACTTGTCGCTGCTCCGGCGACGTCCACAAAAAGAAAAGGTTGTGGTGGTAATGGGCGCCACTGGCACCGGAAAATCAAGACTGGCCGTCGACATCGCCACTCGCTACCCCGCAGAGATTATAAACTCCGATAAAATGCAAGTCTACGAAGGCTTAGACATCGTCACCAACAAAATCACCGACGAAGAAAGCGACGGCGTGCCTCATCACCTCATTGGAATAGTAGATTCCGACGCGGATTTCACCTCCTCTGACTTCGTTAGCACCTCATCAGTCGCAATGAAATCCATCGTCGGTAGAAATAACCTCCCGATTATCGCTGGAGGGTCGAATTCATTCATAGAAGCATTGGTTGATGACCGGAATCACGAATTCCGGTCGAGTTACGATGTTTGTTTCTTGTGGGTCGACGTCGCAATGCCCGTGCTCGAACAATTCGTTTCCGCCCGAGTCAACCGTATGGTGGCGGAGGGGATGGTGGATGAAGTTAGAAACTTGTTTAATCCAAATTCTGATTACTCGAAAGGAATCCGGCGAGCCATCGGAGTGCCGGAATTCGATAGTTTTTTCCGCTCAGAATACTCATCTTCTACCGACGAAAAAGTTCGATCAAATTTACTAGAGTCCGCCATTAACGAAACAAAGATCAACACATGCAAACTCGCATGCCGGCAATTAAGAAAAATTCACCGGCTAAAAAACATCAAAGGGTGGAAAATCCACCGGCTGGACGCCACCAAAGCCTTCCAACAAAACGGTAAAGACGCCGACGATGCATGGGCTGAGCTAGTGGCAGTACCGGGATCCGCCATCGTCAGCCAGTTCATCCACGACTTTGATCATTCACGAATTTTCACCACCGCCAAGTCAGCCGGCGGCGGCAGGGTGATCAGAGAATTTGAACGGAGAACGGCGGTGGCTACAGACTACAGTGCGTCGCtagtttga